The Myxococcota bacterium genome has a segment encoding these proteins:
- a CDS encoding TVP38/TMEM64 family protein, with amino-acid sequence MTLPDEPSPARAPTPRPSDTDAGADVVPLPRSPFALRVLLAAGGLALLYAFGTEAAAHLQSFAAWVETLGAWAPLAFVAGYALAVAALVPGSLLTLAGGAIFGLAWGTLYVFVAAVAGSVAGFLIARYAARGFVERRVAADARFAAIDRAVARSGFQIVLLLRMSPVFPFSLLNYALGLTRVRLRDYALASVGMLPGTLLYVYYGKAIGDVAAIASGAPRDGAGSLWVTVLGLAATIAVTVQVTRIARRALSDATHGEVGAQAGAPEGGEN; translated from the coding sequence ATGACGCTGCCCGACGAACCGAGCCCCGCCCGCGCCCCGACACCCCGCCCGTCCGACACCGACGCGGGCGCGGACGTCGTGCCCCTTCCGCGCAGCCCGTTCGCCCTGCGCGTGCTGCTCGCCGCCGGCGGGCTCGCGCTGCTCTACGCGTTCGGGACGGAGGCGGCCGCGCACCTCCAGTCGTTCGCCGCGTGGGTGGAGACGCTCGGCGCGTGGGCGCCGCTCGCGTTCGTCGCGGGCTATGCGCTCGCCGTCGCCGCCCTCGTTCCCGGCTCGCTGCTCACGCTGGCCGGCGGCGCGATCTTCGGCCTGGCCTGGGGGACGCTCTACGTCTTCGTCGCCGCCGTCGCCGGCTCGGTCGCGGGGTTCCTGATCGCGCGGTACGCGGCGCGCGGCTTCGTCGAGCGGCGCGTCGCCGCCGACGCGCGCTTCGCGGCGATCGACCGCGCCGTCGCGCGGAGCGGGTTCCAGATCGTGCTGCTCCTGCGCATGTCGCCGGTCTTCCCGTTCAGCCTGCTCAACTACGCCCTCGGCCTCACGCGCGTGCGCCTGCGCGACTACGCGCTCGCCTCGGTCGGGATGCTCCCGGGCACGCTGCTCTACGTCTACTACGGCAAGGCCATCGGCGACGTCGCAGCGATCGCGAGTGGAGCGCCGCGCGACGGCGCCGGAAGCCTCTGGGTGACGGTGCTCGGCCTCGCGGCGACGATCGCGGTCACGGTGCAGGTCACGCGCATCGCGCGGCGTGCACTCTCCGACGCGACGCACGGCGAGGTCGGCGCGCAGGCCGGCGCTCCAGAGGGAGGGGAGAACTAG
- a CDS encoding acyl-CoA dehydrogenase family protein — protein sequence MNPDFTETQQLLQTTVRQYVEDEVPFDRVREHEQKRAADDKLWEAISNQGWLGIPLPEAVGGGDAGLVEAGIFVHELARRAAVVPATEVMTSAIALARFADGDESALLAAIVKGAAIVVPAVLEADDDLGRVEARVDAKGALTGEKDYVDYADFATHHLVVAVGPEGRGLYLVERAAPGVTLEARHGTGRTPQSTVRYAGVPARRVAGTDAVDRLVDVARALTCAQLLGCMEVALEMTVAYTNVRVQFGQPLAAFQAVQHHAADMCMQVESNRFLVYELLDGLENGRATSHDVAIAKASASRSVAYVTMQAHQLHGGQGLIEENDLYFFSIRGKDRALAWGTAEECLAQIARDVEDSPRWL from the coding sequence ATGAATCCCGACTTCACCGAGACGCAGCAGCTGCTGCAGACGACCGTCCGCCAGTACGTCGAGGACGAGGTGCCGTTCGACCGCGTGCGCGAGCACGAGCAGAAGCGCGCCGCCGACGACAAGCTGTGGGAGGCGATCTCGAACCAGGGCTGGCTCGGCATCCCGCTCCCCGAGGCGGTCGGCGGCGGCGACGCCGGCCTCGTCGAGGCGGGCATCTTCGTGCACGAGCTCGCGCGGCGCGCCGCGGTCGTTCCCGCCACCGAGGTGATGACGAGCGCGATCGCGCTCGCGCGCTTCGCGGACGGCGACGAGAGCGCGCTGCTCGCGGCGATCGTGAAGGGGGCGGCGATCGTCGTGCCCGCGGTGCTCGAGGCCGACGACGACCTCGGCCGCGTCGAGGCGCGCGTCGACGCGAAGGGCGCGCTCACCGGCGAGAAGGACTACGTCGACTACGCCGACTTCGCGACGCACCACCTCGTCGTCGCGGTCGGGCCGGAGGGCCGCGGGCTCTACCTCGTCGAGCGCGCGGCGCCGGGCGTGACGCTCGAGGCCCGCCACGGCACCGGCCGCACGCCGCAGTCGACGGTGCGCTACGCGGGCGTACCCGCGCGCCGCGTCGCCGGCACCGACGCGGTCGACCGCCTCGTCGATGTCGCGCGCGCACTCACCTGCGCGCAGCTGCTCGGGTGCATGGAGGTCGCGCTCGAGATGACGGTCGCCTACACGAACGTGCGCGTGCAGTTCGGCCAGCCGCTCGCCGCGTTCCAGGCGGTGCAGCACCACGCGGCCGACATGTGCATGCAGGTCGAGAGCAACCGCTTCCTCGTCTACGAGCTGCTCGACGGGCTCGAGAACGGGCGCGCCACGTCGCACGACGTCGCGATCGCGAAGGCCTCGGCCTCGCGTTCGGTCGCGTACGTCACGATGCAGGCCCACCAGCTGCACGGCGGCCAGGGGCTGATCGAGGAGAACGACCTGTACTTCTTCTCGATCCGCGGCAAGGACCGCGCGCTCGCGTGGGGCACCGCCGAGGAGTGCCTCGCGCAGATCGCGCGCGACGTCGAGGACTCTCCGCGCTGGCTGTGA
- a CDS encoding nuclear transport factor 2 family protein: MPPGPTADLAFRFFRALGRGDREALRALVHDDFRWVVPKGAVQHAGVHAGAERVFDAMLGAVGDAFVAGSQRTDLEVVVEDGGVAFCEARVRARAPDGREYDNAYVFVFVARDGRLAELREHVDTRYAAAFFGPGGDGA; the protein is encoded by the coding sequence GTGCCGCCCGGCCCGACCGCCGACCTCGCGTTCCGCTTCTTCCGCGCGCTCGGGCGCGGCGACCGCGAGGCGCTGCGCGCCCTCGTGCACGACGACTTCCGCTGGGTCGTGCCGAAGGGCGCGGTCCAGCACGCGGGCGTCCACGCGGGCGCGGAGCGCGTCTTCGACGCGATGCTCGGCGCGGTCGGCGACGCCTTCGTCGCCGGCAGCCAGCGCACGGACCTCGAGGTCGTCGTCGAGGACGGCGGCGTCGCGTTCTGCGAGGCGCGCGTGCGCGCGCGCGCGCCCGACGGGCGCGAGTACGACAACGCCTACGTGTTCGTCTTCGTCGCGCGCGACGGACGCCTCGCCGAGCTGCGCGAGCACGTCGACACGCGCTACGCGGCGGCGTTCTTCGGCCCCGGCGGCGACGGCGCATGA
- the arsS gene encoding arsenosugar biosynthesis radical SAM protein ArsS (Some members of this family are selenoproteins.) — MRARTGTTAASREARPGASRGAPRAPADTDAFAHALGERGLGPLVRERATTLQLNVGKRCNLACHHCHVESGPKRTEAIDDRTAERVLALLANDLRIEVLDLTGGAPELDPHFRALVRGARALGRRVIDRCNLTVLFEPGQEDTARFLAEQGVEVVASLPCYSRENVERQRGRGVFAASIEALRALNALGYARPGSGLRLDLVYNPVGASLPPPQAALARDYRHALREDFGVEFDDLLAIANMPIRRFAHALAREGRAAEYASLLAAHFNPVALDGLMCRALVSVDHEGRLYDCDFHQAEGIALGAGVATIFDVDDLGPLTGARIATAAHCFGCTAGAGSSCGGALVR, encoded by the coding sequence ATGCGCGCGCGCACCGGCACGACGGCGGCCTCGCGGGAGGCGCGGCCCGGGGCGTCCCGCGGCGCGCCGCGCGCGCCCGCGGACACCGACGCCTTCGCGCACGCGCTCGGCGAGCGGGGCCTCGGCCCGCTCGTCCGCGAGCGCGCGACGACGCTGCAGCTCAACGTCGGCAAGCGCTGCAACCTCGCCTGCCACCACTGCCACGTCGAGTCCGGGCCGAAGCGCACCGAGGCGATCGACGACCGCACCGCCGAGCGCGTGCTCGCGCTGCTCGCGAACGACCTCCGCATCGAGGTGCTCGACCTCACGGGGGGCGCGCCCGAGCTCGACCCGCACTTCCGCGCTCTCGTGCGCGGCGCGCGGGCGCTCGGGCGGCGCGTGATCGACCGCTGCAACCTGACCGTGCTCTTCGAGCCCGGCCAGGAGGACACGGCGCGCTTCCTGGCCGAGCAGGGCGTGGAGGTCGTCGCCTCCCTCCCCTGCTACTCGCGCGAGAACGTCGAGCGCCAGCGCGGTCGCGGCGTGTTCGCCGCGAGCATCGAGGCCCTGCGTGCGCTGAATGCGCTCGGCTACGCGCGCCCCGGCTCGGGCCTGCGGCTCGACCTCGTCTACAACCCCGTCGGCGCGTCGCTCCCGCCGCCCCAGGCCGCGCTCGCGCGCGACTACCGCCACGCGCTGCGCGAGGACTTCGGCGTCGAGTTCGACGACCTGCTCGCGATCGCGAACATGCCGATCCGCCGCTTCGCGCACGCGCTCGCCCGCGAGGGACGCGCGGCGGAGTACGCGAGCCTGCTCGCCGCGCACTTCAACCCCGTCGCGCTCGACGGCCTCATGTGCCGCGCGCTCGTCTCGGTCGACCACGAGGGGCGGCTCTACGACTGCGACTTCCACCAGGCCGAGGGCATCGCGCTCGGGGCGGGCGTCGCGACGATCTTCGACGTCGACGACCTCGGGCCGCTCACCGGCGCGCGGATCGCGACCGCCGCGCACTGCTTCGGCTGTACGGCCGGTGCGGGGTCGAGCTGCGGCGGCGCGCTCGTACGCTAG
- a CDS encoding COX15/CtaA family protein, with protein MPPASGPPPAAPTDSDADHAARLARGFRALVGLTTGLIVLGAMVRAHGAGLACPDWPLCHGRVVPDFDLKVAFEVGHRAVAGTVSLLFVVLAALALLRPATRRIAGPWLAASAALLAVQVVLGALTVWHLLASWTVTSHLLTGNAVNASFALAAARLADAARGRGASAAAAPVAPALRAAVLAAAVALLAQLVLGGLVSSKFAALACDEWPACHAGEWFPGFAGARGIHLAHRLGAYTLVAVLGAAAAVGRGRGRTARRMALAFAVALAQVAVGVANVLLRVPVEVTGLHSLLAAVLVLLVAVSVREVLAAPDAPRGGVL; from the coding sequence ATGCCCCCTGCCTCCGGCCCGCCGCCGGCCGCCCCGACCGACTCCGACGCCGACCACGCCGCGCGCCTCGCGCGCGGGTTCCGCGCGCTCGTCGGGCTCACGACCGGGCTGATCGTGCTCGGGGCGATGGTGCGCGCGCACGGCGCGGGGCTCGCGTGCCCCGACTGGCCGCTCTGCCACGGCCGGGTGGTCCCGGATTTCGACCTGAAGGTCGCGTTCGAGGTCGGGCACCGCGCCGTCGCGGGCACGGTCTCGCTCCTGTTCGTCGTGCTCGCCGCGCTCGCGCTGCTGCGGCCGGCGACGCGGCGCATCGCGGGGCCCTGGCTCGCGGCGTCGGCCGCGCTGCTCGCCGTGCAGGTGGTGCTCGGGGCGCTCACGGTCTGGCACCTGCTCGCGTCGTGGACGGTCACCTCCCACCTGCTCACGGGCAACGCGGTCAACGCGAGCTTCGCGCTGGCGGCGGCGCGCCTCGCCGACGCGGCGCGCGGCCGGGGCGCGAGCGCCGCGGCCGCGCCGGTGGCTCCCGCCCTGCGCGCCGCCGTGCTCGCCGCCGCCGTCGCACTGCTCGCGCAGCTCGTGCTCGGCGGCCTCGTGTCGTCGAAGTTCGCCGCGCTCGCCTGCGACGAGTGGCCGGCGTGCCACGCCGGCGAGTGGTTCCCGGGCTTCGCGGGCGCGCGCGGCATCCACCTCGCGCACCGCCTCGGCGCCTACACGCTGGTCGCGGTGCTCGGGGCGGCGGCCGCCGTCGGGCGCGGCCGGGGACGCACCGCGCGCCGCATGGCGCTCGCCTTCGCAGTCGCGCTCGCGCAGGTCGCCGTCGGCGTCGCGAACGTGCTGCTGCGCGTCCCGGTCGAGGTCACGGGGCTGCACTCGCTGCTCGCCGCCGTGCTCGTGCTGCTCGTCGCCGTGTCGGTCCGCGAGGTGCTCGCCGCACCGGACGCGCCGCGCGGCGGTGTGCTATGA
- a CDS encoding SDR family oxidoreductase — protein sequence MSEIRFDGRVAVITGAGGGLGRTYALELARRGAKVVVNDLGGAADGTGGTASAADEVVKEIEAAGGTAVANYDSVSTPEGGEAIVKTALDQFGKVDIVINNAGILRDKSFANLADEDLKIVLDVHLRGAFYVSQPAFRNMKENGYGRFVFTASGAGVFGNFGQTNYGAAKMGLVGLMNVLAVEGAKYGIKANTILPVAKTRLTEGLLGPMADNLNPECVTPLVTYLVSEQCELTHEMFDVGGGRYARVFIGMCPGWVAGPGATPSAEEVMANLGKIRDQDGYTVPTSIADEMKAILASLQG from the coding sequence ATGAGTGAGATTCGCTTCGACGGCCGCGTCGCGGTCATCACGGGCGCCGGCGGCGGCCTCGGCCGCACCTATGCGCTCGAGCTCGCCCGCCGCGGCGCGAAGGTCGTCGTCAACGACCTCGGCGGTGCGGCCGACGGCACGGGCGGCACCGCGAGCGCCGCCGACGAGGTCGTGAAGGAGATCGAGGCCGCGGGCGGCACGGCCGTCGCAAACTACGACTCCGTGTCGACGCCCGAGGGCGGCGAGGCCATCGTGAAGACGGCGCTCGACCAGTTCGGCAAGGTCGACATCGTGATCAACAACGCCGGCATCCTGCGCGACAAGAGCTTCGCGAACCTCGCCGACGAAGACCTGAAGATCGTGCTCGACGTCCATCTGCGAGGCGCTTTCTACGTCTCGCAGCCCGCGTTCCGCAACATGAAGGAGAACGGGTACGGCCGGTTCGTGTTCACGGCCTCGGGCGCCGGCGTGTTCGGCAACTTCGGCCAGACGAACTACGGCGCCGCGAAGATGGGCCTCGTCGGCCTGATGAACGTGCTCGCCGTCGAGGGTGCGAAGTACGGCATCAAGGCGAACACGATCCTGCCCGTCGCGAAGACGCGGCTCACCGAAGGGCTGCTCGGGCCGATGGCCGACAACCTCAACCCCGAGTGCGTGACGCCGCTCGTCACCTACCTCGTCTCGGAGCAGTGCGAGCTCACGCACGAGATGTTCGACGTCGGCGGCGGTCGCTACGCGCGCGTCTTCATCGGGATGTGCCCGGGGTGGGTCGCCGGTCCGGGCGCCACGCCGTCGGCCGAGGAGGTGATGGCGAATCTCGGGAAGATCCGCGATCAGGACGGCTACACGGTTCCCACGAGCATCGCCGACGAGATGAAGGCGATCCTCGCGAGCCTGCAGGGCTAG
- a CDS encoding methyltransferase domain-containing protein yields MTPPQRDSESAHRTAAGDAVRPTAVEDAVRDRYAAAARVREAALCCPVDYDPRWLAVVPDEVVERDYGCGDPSRFVREGDTVLDLGSGGGKIAFIAQQIAGPSGRVIGVDANPDMLALARRAAPVVADAVGFATTEFRRGRIQDLALDLDRVDAWLAAHPVRAADDVAVLERECERLRRDEPLVADDSVDLVVSNCVLNLVREQDKRGLVREIFRVLRRGGRIAISDIVSDEPVPASLKDDPELWSGCISGAFHELDLLRALEEAGFHGISIAKWESEPFAVVDGIVFRSVTVTAHKGKHGACLEANQAVVYRGPWRRVEDDDGHVFERGVRHAVCAKTFALLTREPYAPETIAIEPRIAIPADARRAFDCARTTPRSPRETKGEAYRATETCGDGSCC; encoded by the coding sequence ATGACCCCGCCCCAGCGCGACTCCGAGTCCGCACATCGCACCGCCGCCGGTGACGCCGTGCGCCCCACGGCCGTCGAGGACGCGGTGCGCGACCGGTACGCCGCGGCCGCGCGCGTGCGCGAGGCCGCGCTCTGCTGCCCGGTCGACTACGACCCGCGCTGGCTCGCCGTCGTACCCGACGAGGTCGTCGAACGCGACTACGGGTGCGGCGACCCGTCGCGCTTCGTGCGCGAGGGCGACACCGTGCTCGACCTCGGCAGCGGCGGCGGGAAGATCGCCTTCATCGCGCAGCAGATCGCCGGCCCGAGCGGCCGGGTGATCGGCGTCGACGCGAACCCCGACATGCTCGCGCTCGCGCGGCGCGCCGCGCCCGTCGTCGCGGACGCGGTCGGCTTCGCGACGACCGAGTTCCGGCGCGGACGCATCCAGGACCTCGCGCTCGACCTCGACCGCGTCGACGCCTGGCTCGCCGCGCACCCGGTCCGCGCGGCCGACGACGTCGCGGTGCTCGAACGCGAGTGCGAGCGGCTGCGCCGCGACGAGCCGCTCGTCGCCGACGACAGCGTCGACCTCGTCGTCTCGAACTGCGTGCTGAACCTCGTGCGCGAGCAGGACAAGCGCGGCCTCGTGCGCGAGATCTTCCGCGTGCTGCGGCGCGGCGGGCGCATCGCGATCTCGGACATCGTGAGCGACGAGCCGGTGCCGGCGTCGCTGAAGGACGACCCGGAGCTGTGGAGCGGCTGCATCTCCGGCGCGTTCCACGAGCTCGACCTGCTGCGCGCACTCGAGGAGGCGGGCTTCCACGGCATCTCGATCGCGAAGTGGGAGAGCGAGCCGTTCGCGGTGGTCGACGGCATCGTGTTCCGCTCGGTGACGGTGACCGCGCACAAGGGCAAGCACGGCGCGTGCCTCGAAGCGAACCAGGCCGTCGTCTACCGCGGCCCGTGGCGACGCGTGGAGGACGACGACGGGCACGTGTTCGAGCGCGGCGTGCGCCACGCGGTGTGCGCGAAGACGTTCGCGCTGCTGACGCGCGAGCCGTATGCGCCGGAGACGATCGCGATCGAGCCGCGCATCGCGATCCCGGCGGACGCGCGCCGCGCGTTCGACTGCGCGCGCACGACGCCGCGCAGCCCCCGCGAGACGAAGGGCGAGGCCTACCGCGCGACGGAGACGTGCGGCGACGGGAGCTGCTGCTAG
- a CDS encoding acyl-CoA dehydrogenase family protein, translating into MDFRWPDEYLAFRDEIEAFVREWRTPELVQETREREGAPGPLTRRYFEALQDKGWMRMCWPREMGGEGRDPLYQFILVETMEYWRMPYGNLTFTSVAPSIAQYGTDVQKEKYLPGIWNGELTFAIGYSEPNAGTDLAALRTKGEKVDGGWKVNGQKIWTSLAAHSTHIWLATRTDPDAKRHQGISVLIVKTDSPGVTIRPLKTMSGMSTYETFYDDVFVPDEDVLPPLHGGWPIIMHALNHERVGLSPTSNLVRNYDVVVEHLRAHAPEKLRDPVVRNRLAELRVELQRHRALAIRNAVTIARGAIKPGEASMAKISGSELRYRMSTLLLDILGRQGGLAREDARAIADAHVQGNYLSSPILRFGGGTNEVQRSIIATRHLGMTR; encoded by the coding sequence ATGGACTTCCGATGGCCCGACGAGTACCTCGCCTTCCGCGACGAGATCGAAGCCTTCGTCCGCGAGTGGCGCACGCCCGAGCTCGTGCAGGAGACGCGCGAGCGCGAGGGCGCGCCCGGCCCCCTCACGCGCCGCTACTTCGAGGCGCTGCAGGACAAGGGCTGGATGCGCATGTGCTGGCCCCGCGAGATGGGCGGCGAAGGTCGCGACCCGCTGTACCAGTTCATCCTCGTCGAGACCATGGAGTACTGGCGCATGCCGTACGGCAACCTGACGTTCACGTCGGTCGCGCCGTCGATCGCGCAGTACGGCACGGACGTGCAGAAGGAGAAGTACCTCCCCGGCATCTGGAACGGCGAGCTCACGTTCGCGATCGGCTACAGCGAGCCGAACGCGGGGACCGACCTCGCCGCGCTGCGCACGAAGGGCGAGAAGGTCGACGGCGGCTGGAAGGTGAACGGCCAGAAGATCTGGACGTCGCTCGCCGCGCACTCGACGCACATCTGGCTCGCGACGCGCACCGACCCCGACGCGAAGCGACACCAGGGCATCTCGGTGCTGATCGTGAAGACGGACTCGCCCGGCGTCACGATCCGTCCGCTCAAGACCATGAGCGGGATGAGCACGTACGAGACCTTCTACGACGACGTCTTCGTCCCCGACGAGGACGTGCTGCCGCCGCTCCACGGCGGCTGGCCCATCATCATGCACGCGCTCAACCACGAGCGCGTCGGCCTCTCGCCGACGAGCAACCTCGTGCGCAACTACGACGTCGTCGTCGAGCACCTGCGCGCGCACGCGCCGGAGAAGCTGCGCGACCCGGTCGTGCGCAACCGCCTGGCCGAGCTGCGCGTCGAGCTGCAGCGCCACCGCGCGCTCGCGATCCGCAACGCGGTGACGATCGCGCGCGGCGCGATCAAGCCCGGCGAGGCGTCGATGGCGAAGATCTCGGGCAGCGAGCTGCGCTACCGCATGTCGACGCTGCTGCTCGACATCCTCGGCCGGCAGGGCGGGCTCGCGCGCGAGGACGCGCGCGCGATCGCCGACGCGCACGTCCAGGGCAACTACCTCTCGTCGCCGATCCTGCGGTTCGGCGGCGGCACCAACGAGGTGCAGCGCAGCATCATCGCGACGCGCCACCTCGGCATGACGCGCTAG
- a CDS encoding MaoC/PaaZ C-terminal domain-containing protein, with product MPIDPSKALGHEFAPSQGAYSKDDVILYHLGVGAGNPATDPNELEYTYEKNLKVLPSFGVIPVFGAIANIGATPGLQFNLAMLLHGEQDIQIHRTIPPEAEIESRGRVAELWDKGKACLAVIEMNTKEKGGDELFTNRFSLFLRGEGGFGGEPGPKVGNEAPGRAPDGTCERTLLPQQALLYRLSGDKNPLHADPDFAKMAGFDRPIIHGLCSYGITLKAVVDEALGGDTTKVGRWQARFAGVGFPGETYTISWWNEGDKVLVQTNSKSRDGAPVITNAAVTLR from the coding sequence ATGCCGATCGATCCCAGCAAGGCCCTCGGCCACGAGTTCGCGCCCTCGCAGGGCGCGTACTCGAAGGACGACGTGATCCTCTACCACCTCGGCGTCGGCGCCGGGAACCCGGCGACGGATCCGAACGAGCTCGAGTACACCTACGAGAAGAACCTGAAGGTGCTGCCGAGCTTCGGCGTGATCCCGGTGTTCGGCGCGATCGCGAACATCGGCGCGACGCCGGGGCTCCAGTTCAACCTCGCGATGCTCCTCCACGGCGAGCAGGACATCCAGATCCACCGCACGATCCCGCCGGAGGCCGAGATCGAGAGCCGCGGGCGCGTCGCCGAGCTCTGGGACAAGGGCAAGGCGTGTCTCGCGGTGATCGAGATGAACACGAAGGAGAAGGGCGGCGACGAGCTCTTCACGAATCGCTTCTCGCTCTTCCTGCGCGGCGAGGGCGGCTTCGGCGGCGAGCCCGGGCCGAAGGTCGGGAACGAGGCGCCGGGACGCGCTCCCGACGGGACGTGCGAGCGCACGCTGCTCCCGCAGCAGGCGCTCCTCTACCGCCTCTCGGGCGACAAGAACCCGCTCCACGCCGACCCGGACTTCGCGAAGATGGCGGGCTTCGACCGCCCGATCATCCACGGGCTGTGCTCGTACGGCATCACGCTCAAGGCCGTGGTCGACGAGGCGCTCGGCGGCGACACGACGAAGGTCGGGCGCTGGCAGGCGCGCTTCGCGGGCGTCGGCTTCCCGGGCGAGACCTACACGATCTCGTGGTGGAACGAGGGCGACAAGGTGCTCGTGCAGACGAACTCGAAGTCGCGCGACGGGGCGCCCGTCATCACGAACGCGGCCGTCACGCTTCGCTAG
- a CDS encoding phosphotransferase family protein: MSDASPTAAAGGAAHRGPVRIDAGYEGLLPWVAARLGGSVVACERQGARRSGGRPAFFVDVAREGGALVRTYARMSRGPGAQSPFFSLAREHAVLEELFAAGIAVPEPLGVCDEPEGILLARLPGDDDYCAIADDAQRDAIDRAFVAELAKVHALDPARFERRGLAVPRTPEALAGADLAVWEEGFDRGARRPVPLVRFARGWLRRNAPREPVAPVLVQGDTGPGQFLFEGHRLTGIVDWEFAHIGDPMLDLAQIRIRDFYNPGADLSKWLALYERASGTRIDAARLRYYTVKAMLITPLALAGVVHDMHPRTDHAEWYAQDVCYQRGTAEALAEAMGIALEPVALPDPPPGERADVLALLEENLANELGPGASDAFLRHRTAVARRLATYARNLERLGPAFEAMELDDMARLLGGARPASVAAGRAAIDALVAAAGPERDEEILRYLHRHTVREERLMAGALGAGEHARLQPLTLPGLA, encoded by the coding sequence ATGAGCGACGCGTCGCCGACCGCGGCCGCAGGCGGAGCCGCGCACCGCGGGCCCGTGCGCATCGATGCCGGCTACGAAGGCCTGCTTCCGTGGGTCGCGGCCCGTCTCGGCGGGAGCGTCGTCGCGTGCGAGCGCCAGGGCGCGCGACGTTCGGGCGGGCGGCCCGCGTTCTTCGTCGACGTCGCGCGCGAGGGCGGCGCGCTCGTGCGGACCTACGCGCGCATGAGCCGCGGGCCCGGCGCGCAGTCGCCCTTCTTCTCGCTCGCGCGCGAGCACGCCGTGCTCGAGGAGCTCTTCGCCGCGGGCATCGCGGTGCCCGAGCCGCTCGGGGTATGCGACGAGCCCGAGGGCATCCTGCTCGCGCGGCTCCCGGGCGACGACGACTACTGCGCGATCGCCGACGACGCGCAGCGCGACGCGATCGACCGCGCCTTCGTCGCCGAGCTCGCGAAGGTGCACGCACTCGACCCGGCGCGCTTCGAGCGGCGCGGGCTCGCCGTGCCGCGCACGCCCGAGGCGCTCGCCGGGGCCGACCTCGCCGTCTGGGAGGAGGGCTTCGATCGCGGCGCGCGGCGGCCCGTTCCGCTCGTGCGCTTCGCGCGCGGATGGCTGCGGCGCAACGCGCCGCGCGAGCCCGTCGCGCCCGTGCTCGTGCAGGGCGACACGGGGCCCGGCCAGTTCCTCTTCGAGGGGCACCGGCTCACGGGCATCGTCGACTGGGAGTTCGCGCACATCGGGGACCCGATGCTCGACCTCGCACAGATCCGCATCCGCGACTTCTACAACCCCGGCGCCGACCTCTCGAAGTGGCTCGCGCTCTACGAGCGCGCGTCGGGGACGCGCATCGACGCCGCGCGCCTCCGCTACTACACCGTGAAGGCGATGCTGATCACGCCGCTCGCGCTCGCGGGCGTCGTGCACGACATGCACCCGCGCACCGACCACGCGGAGTGGTACGCGCAGGACGTCTGCTACCAGCGCGGCACCGCCGAGGCGCTGGCCGAGGCCATGGGCATCGCGCTCGAGCCGGTCGCCCTGCCCGATCCGCCGCCCGGCGAGCGCGCCGACGTGCTCGCGCTGCTCGAGGAGAACCTCGCGAACGAGCTCGGCCCCGGCGCGAGCGACGCGTTCCTGCGCCACCGCACGGCAGTCGCGCGGCGCCTCGCGACCTACGCGCGCAATCTCGAGCGGCTCGGCCCGGCGTTCGAGGCGATGGAGCTCGACGACATGGCGCGGCTGCTCGGCGGCGCGCGCCCGGCGAGCGTCGCGGCGGGCCGCGCCGCGATCGACGCGCTCGTCGCTGCGGCCGGCCCCGAGCGCGACGAGGAGATCCTCCGCTACCTGCACCGCCACACGGTGCGGGAGGAGCGGCTCATGGCCGGCGCGCTCGGCGCCGGCGAGCACGCGCGCCTCCAGCCGCTCACCCTGCCCGGCCTCGCCTAG